A single region of the Vicia villosa cultivar HV-30 ecotype Madison, WI linkage group LG4, Vvil1.0, whole genome shotgun sequence genome encodes:
- the LOC131594802 gene encoding uncharacterized protein LOC131594802, with the protein MEDDENIEAMFSRIQTLTAGLRVLDKGYTKADHVKKIIRSLPRRWGPMVTAFKISKNLNEVSLEELISTLRSHEIELDANEPQKKGKFIALKSKNKSCANAFQAEEEGSDDSESEEEDEFSLISRRVNQLWKSKQRRFKNFKKPEKGESSKHRKSGKKKVVCYECKEPGHFKNECPKLQREKPRKKFEKKKGMMATWDDSDSYDQESDSEDEQANIAFKATVDAEEEFTSDSDSEEVFSELTREDLVSSLSELLEVKSKLSLKYKKLKEIFASETKRFEIENSELKEKVLKLTNDVDFFENIFKFRHVYSKH; encoded by the coding sequence atggaagatgatgagaatattgaagcaatgttttccagaatccagactctgactgctggattgagagttcttgacaagggatacacaaaagctgatcatgttaagaagataatcagaagtctacccagaagatggggaccaatggttacagctttcaagatttcaaagaatttgaatgaagtatctcttgaggagcttataagtactctgaggagtcatgagattgaacttgatgcaaatgagcctcagaagaaaggtaagtttattgctttaaaatctaaaaataaatcttgtgctaacgcttttcaggcagaagaggAAGGATCCGACGAttcagagtcagaagaagaagatgaattttcTCTCATATCCAGAagggtgaatcaactctggaagagtaagcagagaagattcaagaacttcaagaaacctgaaaagggagaatcttctaaaCACAGAAAATCTGGCAAGAAGAAggtagtgtgctatgaatgcaaagaacctggacacttcaagaatgaatgtcctaagcttcagagggaaaagcctagaaagaagtttgaaaagaaaaaaggcatgatggctacatgggatgactctgattcatatgatcaagagtcagactctgaagatgagcaagccaacatagcatTCAAGGCAACAGTTGATGCTGAAGAAGAATTTAcctctgattcagactctgaagaggtattttctgaactcactagagaagacTTAGTTTCtagcttatcagaacttctggaagtcaagagtaaacttagtctcaaatacaaaaagctcaaagagatttttgcatctgaaactaagagatttgaaatagaaaactctgaactaaaagaaaaagttttaaaattaactaatgatgttgatttttttgaaaacatcttcaagttcagacacgtctattccaagcactaa